A window from Musa acuminata AAA Group cultivar baxijiao chromosome BXJ3-10, Cavendish_Baxijiao_AAA, whole genome shotgun sequence encodes these proteins:
- the LOC135582291 gene encoding uncharacterized protein LOC135582291: MSSGEVRKVSRQDIQLVQNLIERCLQLYMDQKEVVETLSLQAKIEPSFTQLVWQKLEEENREFFEAYHVRLILKNQILVFNRLLEKQVELMQEACPTGISTISLPNGSNAPALHQAPSCYMSQQTSTSSRLDDMLCAGGFTSALVNGGPSGHGNYLGNDSAILAGSMNASTSMLSTPNTNMGRIPGMNGMIVKSEPNYPNNSEFPFSNDNSMLEAHQPIGDTSAGSFGSSELSGQPLQDNLLDIDTSSLGFGQIPRNFSFSDLADDFTHCSDILENYDRSPYLPPDSNNLSDSPAREFKEEDIRKLDTISEGVSYEEFGSD; the protein is encoded by the exons ATGTCGAGTGGAGAAGTAAGGAAGGTGTCCCGTCAGGACATACAACTC GTTCAGAATCTTATTGAACGATGCCTGCAGCTGTATATGGACCAGAAAGAAGTAGTTGAAACTTTATCTTTGCAGGCAAAGATAGAGCCTAGTTTTACTCAACTTG TTTGGCAAAAACTTGAGGAGGAAAATCGAGAatttttcgaagcatatcatgttAGACTGATTCTTAAGAACCAAATATTGGTTTTTAACAGGCTTCTTGAGAAACAGGTTGAGCTGATGCAGGAAGCATGTCCTACTGGAATTTCTACCATATCCCTTCCCAATGGCTCTAATGCTCCTGCTT TGCATCAAGCTCCATCGTGCTATATGTCTCAGCAAACTTCCACGTCATCAAGGCTAGATGACATGCTTTGTGCTGGAGGTTTCACAAGTGCTCTTGTAAATGGTGGGCCATCAGGACATGGAAACTACCTTGGGAATGATTCTGCAATTCTTGCTGGGAGCATGAATGCCTCAACAAGTATGCTATCCACTCCAAACACCAACATGGGAAGGATTCCTGGGATGAACGGAATGATTGTTAAGTCAGAACCTAATTATCCCAACAATTCTGAATTTCCATTCAGTAATGATAACAGCATGTTGGAAGCACACCAACCAATTGGAGATACTTCAGCTGGGTCCTTTGGTAGCTCAGAGTTGAGTGGCCAACCATTACAAGATAATCTCCTCGATATTGATACATCTTCGCTTGGATTTGGTCAGATTCCCCGAAATTTCAGTTTTTCGGATCTAGCAGATGACTTTACTCACTGTTCTG ATATCCTGGAGAACTATGATCGGTCTCCTTATCTTCCACCTGATTCAAATAACTTATCAGACTCTCCGGCAAGGGAATTTAAAG AGGAAGACATTAGAAAGCTAGACACCATATCTGAAGGAGTCAGTTACGAGGAATTTGGAAGCGACTGA
- the LOC104000571 gene encoding uncharacterized protein LOC104000571 yields MGGRGGDDDGDGTEVAVPLGCGSLHRALLQCHRRAGDPRQQAVLCRHLNRSLAECVVSACCPEESEAVRSLCSSAGTSLKRSQCQRARLALSVCLSSPQPPDS; encoded by the coding sequence ATGGGAGGACGAGGAGGCGACGACGACGGCGACGGAACGGAGGTGGCCGTGCCGCTGGGTTGCGGCTCGCTTCACCGCGCGCTCCTGCAGTGCCACCGGCGTGCCGGGGACCCGCGGCAGCAGGCGGTGCTGTGCCGACACCTGAACCGCTCGCTGGCCGAGTGCGTCGTGTCCGCTTGCTGCCCCGAGGAGTCGGAGGCCGTGCGTAGCCTCTGCTCCAGCGCCGGTACCTCCCTCAAGCGGTCGCAGTGCCAGCGCGCGCGTCTCGCTCTCTCCGTCTGCCTTTCCTCCCCTCAACCACCGGATTCGTAG
- the LOC135651052 gene encoding AT-hook motif nuclear-localized protein 26-like: MDPIKASTHGHHLPPPFHNRDFHHPLHPFQHLQQQQQPPPAVEEEHSGTSGLHRGMKRDYDGDNNDGNDGGDGKELVSALSGEGDMVRKPRGRPAGSRNKPKPPIIINQDSANALSSHVMEIAGGCDIVDGVATFARRRQRGVCVLSGSGTVANVTLRQPASPGAVVNLHGRFEILSLSGSFLPPPAPPAATGLTIYLAGGQGQIVGGSVVGPLIASGPVIIMAASFGNAAYERLPLDDEEPLQAQQGGLGSPGLVGQSPPLQQQQLHDPSNPLLHGLPPNLLNNVQLPGEPHGWATGGGGRTPY; encoded by the coding sequence ATGGATCCGATTAAAGCCTCCACACATGGCCACCATCTCCCTCCTCCGTTCCACAACCGAGACTTCCACCACCCGCTCCACCCCTTCCAGCATcttcagcagcagcaacagccgcCGCCTGCTGTGGAAGAGGAGCACAGCGGCACCAGTGGCCTCCACCGCGGCATGAAGCGCGACTACGACGGGGATAACAACGATGGGAACGATGGGGGAGACGGCAAGGAGCTGGTTTCGGCGCTGTCCGGCGAGGGGGATATGGTTCGGAAGCCGCGCGGCCGCCCCGCCGGGTCCAGGAACAAGCCGAAGCCGCCCATCATCATCAACCAGGACAGCGCCAACGCGCTGAGCTCCCACGTGATGGAGATCGCCGGGGGGTGCGACATCGTCGACGGCGTCGCCACCTTCGCCCGCCGCCGGCAGCGCGGCGTCTGCGTCCTCAGCGGCAGCGGCACTGTCGCCAACGTCACCCTGCGCCAGCCGGCCTCCCCCGGTGCGGTCGTCAACCTCCACGGCCGGTTCGAGATACTCTCCCTCTCCGGATCCTTCCTGCCGCCGCCCGCGCCGCCCGCGGCCACGGGCCTGACCATCTACTTAGCCGGCGGGCAGGGTCAGATCGTCGGCGGCAGCGTCGTGGGGCCACTGATAGCCTCCGGCCCAGTGATCATAATGGCAGCATCCTTCGGAAACGCCGCCTACGAGCGGCTCCCCCTGGACGACGAGGAGCCCCTTCAAGCTCAGCAAGGTGGCCTTGGCTCTCCGGGACTGGTCGGCCAGTCTCCCccactgcagcagcagcagctgcacgACCCCAGCAATCCACTTCTCCATGGTCTGCCGCCGAACCTGCTCAACAATGTGCAATTGCCAGGCGAGCCTCACGGCTGGGCCACCGGCGGAGGAGGACGCACGCCCTACTGA